In Paraburkholderia phenazinium, one DNA window encodes the following:
- a CDS encoding chorismate--pyruvate lyase family protein produces MLIRFDAADAHWRVAPLPGFSRDQKDWLTRGGSLTAHLRTLGAVAVRVTREAVAMPWADEHAALGVESRAPVWVREVVLSVDGTPFVAAHSIAPLAASVGVWQAMRRLRTRPLAELLYSDSSVARSALVSRRLTARHPLYRLAAREIGGVDSHPQALVARRSVFERHGAPLMVTECMLPALWAHLAAASPAVSAHEPQRTYPREHGRPLEHTASRAHQVTQHERGGKVS; encoded by the coding sequence ATGCTCATCCGTTTCGATGCCGCGGACGCCCACTGGCGCGTCGCGCCCTTACCCGGTTTCAGCCGCGACCAGAAAGACTGGCTCACGCGCGGCGGTTCGCTGACCGCGCATCTGCGCACGCTCGGTGCGGTGGCGGTGCGCGTCACGCGCGAAGCCGTCGCGATGCCGTGGGCGGACGAGCACGCCGCGCTCGGCGTCGAATCGCGCGCGCCGGTGTGGGTGCGGGAAGTGGTGTTGTCGGTGGACGGCACGCCGTTCGTCGCGGCGCATAGCATTGCGCCGCTGGCGGCGAGCGTCGGCGTCTGGCAGGCGATGCGCCGCTTGCGCACCCGGCCGCTGGCCGAACTGCTCTACAGCGACAGCAGCGTCGCGCGCTCGGCGTTGGTGAGCCGCCGGCTCACGGCGCGTCATCCGTTGTACCGGCTGGCTGCCCGCGAAATCGGCGGGGTGGATTCGCATCCCCAGGCGCTGGTCGCGCGCCGCTCGGTGTTCGAGCGCCACGGCGCGCCGCTGATGGTCACCGAATGCATGCTGCCCGCACTGTGGGCGCACCTTGCGGCGGCGTCGCCCGCGGTGTCCGCGCATGAGCCACAGCGGACGTATCCGCGCGAACATGGACGGCCGCTCGAGCACACGGCGTCACGCGCCCATCAGGTGACCCAGCATGAGCGCGGCGGGAAGGTATCGTGA
- a CDS encoding DNA-deoxyinosine glycosylase, translated as MTQKRCFAPVVDANTRILVLGSLPGEVSLAQAQYYAHKQNRFWSLIGDVTGEDLPGFDYPTRLQALLRHRVGLWDVVAEAQREGSLDSRIRNHASNDLLALVESLPHLAAVAFNGGTAARLGMRALQDAVGRVEFISLPSSSPAYTLPYAEKLKAWLALRDWLTEPPAADTPSSRAR; from the coding sequence GTGACGCAGAAACGCTGCTTTGCGCCCGTCGTCGACGCCAATACACGAATCCTGGTGTTGGGCAGCCTGCCGGGCGAAGTCTCGCTGGCGCAGGCGCAGTACTATGCGCACAAGCAGAACCGGTTCTGGTCGCTGATCGGCGATGTCACGGGAGAGGACTTGCCAGGCTTCGACTACCCTACGCGCCTGCAGGCCCTGCTGCGTCATCGCGTCGGCTTGTGGGATGTCGTCGCGGAGGCCCAACGTGAAGGCAGTCTGGACAGCCGGATCCGCAACCATGCGAGCAACGACCTGCTTGCCCTGGTTGAGTCGCTGCCGCATCTCGCCGCCGTCGCGTTCAACGGCGGCACGGCTGCGCGGCTCGGCATGCGGGCGCTGCAGGACGCGGTCGGGAGGGTCGAATTCATCAGCCTGCCTTCGAGCAGTCCTGCGTACACGCTGCCTTATGCAGAGAAGCTCAAAGCGTGGCTAGCGCTGCGTGACTGGTTAACCGAGCCGCCCGCCGCCGATACCCCAAGCAGTCGCGCGAGGTAG
- a CDS encoding mobilization protein, whose amino-acid sequence MSTIHFIGGEKGGVGKSLVARVLAQHFIDTCVPFLGFDTDRSHGALLRFYADYAAPAVLDQHDSLDPIMEAASEDPQRRILVDLAAQTQQPLAKWLDDSDVLGMAQELGIALTWWHVMDSGRDSVDLLRQWLDQFGGKLKLVLVLNELRGDRFEILEASGERARAEALGASVMTLRHLPDTTMQKIDQQSTSFWAAVNHPDRAATGLGLLERQRVKVWLQRVYGEFARLGV is encoded by the coding sequence ATGAGCACCATTCACTTCATTGGCGGGGAAAAAGGCGGCGTGGGCAAATCGCTCGTCGCCCGCGTGCTGGCCCAGCATTTTATCGACACCTGCGTGCCGTTTCTAGGCTTCGACACGGACCGCTCGCATGGCGCGCTGCTGCGCTTTTACGCGGACTATGCCGCACCGGCCGTGCTCGACCAGCACGACAGCCTGGACCCCATCATGGAGGCCGCCAGCGAAGATCCGCAGCGGCGGATTCTGGTGGACCTCGCGGCCCAGACGCAGCAGCCGCTCGCCAAATGGCTCGACGATTCGGATGTGCTCGGGATGGCGCAGGAACTGGGCATCGCGCTGACGTGGTGGCACGTCATGGACAGCGGCCGCGATTCGGTCGATCTGCTGCGGCAGTGGCTCGACCAGTTCGGCGGCAAGCTCAAGCTGGTGCTGGTGCTGAATGAACTGCGCGGCGACCGCTTCGAGATTCTGGAAGCGTCCGGCGAACGCGCGCGAGCCGAAGCATTGGGCGCCAGCGTGATGACCCTGCGTCATCTGCCCGATACGACCATGCAAAAGATCGATCAGCAAAGCACGAGCTTCTGGGCCGCGGTGAATCATCCGGACCGTGCCGCTACGGGGCTCGGCTTGCTGGAACGGCAACGCGTCAAGGTGTGGCTGCAGCGGGTGTATGGCGAGTTCGCGAGGCTTGGGGTTTAG